In a genomic window of Onychostoma macrolepis isolate SWU-2019 chromosome 08, ASM1243209v1, whole genome shotgun sequence:
- the fsd1 gene encoding fibronectin type III and SPRY domain-containing protein 1, whose amino-acid sequence MDDQKESLRKIITTLALKNEEIQNFICCLKQNLENLEANSNRVQEDLESEFSSLHAVLDELKEGMVTRIKQERASRTYELQSQLSACTKALESSEELLELANQTLCSSENDNFTQAAKEIKDSVTMAPAFRLSLKAKASDSMNHMMVDFTQERNMLQAIKFLPVPATPEIHVVECQVFDNTVAVVWTLPELDSKIDHYILEYRRTNHDGPPRAREDYPWMVVEGIKETEYTLTGLRFDTRYMTFRVKACNKAVAGEFSEPVTLETHAFVFKLDAGSSHQNLKVEDLSVEWDSSGGKVAVQDIRKEKNRTSSPMHSPARTAMMSPKRAPSARVGRDRFTAESYTVLGDTMIDAGQCYWEVRFDKESKAFAAGVALRSLGRFDQLGKSNASWCIHLNNWLQQSLTAKHNNKARTLDCSIPDRIGIYCNYEEGTLSFYNSRTKTLLHTFRTKFQQPVIPAFMVWNGSFSVQMGLQVPSIVLSGQKRNSNTSSSNASLT is encoded by the exons ATGGACGACCAGAAG GAGTCACTGAGGAAGATTATCACTACGTTGGCTCTGAAGAATGAGGAAATTCAGAATTTCATCTGCTGTCTAAAGCAGAATCTAGAGAACCTAGAG GCGAATTCTAACCGAGTGCAGGAGGATCTGGAGTCAGAGTTTAGCTCTCTGCATGCCGTCCTGGATGAACTGAAAGAGGGCATGGTCACACGCATCAAGCAGGAAAGAGCCAGTCGCACATATGAGCTACAG AGTCAGCTGAGCGCATGCACCAAAGCCCTAGAGAGCTCAGAGGAGCTGCTGGAATTAGCCAATCAGACACTCTGCTCATCTGAGAATGACAACTTCACTCAG GCGGCCAAAGAGATAAAGGATAG TGTGACTATGGCTCCGGCATTTCGTCTGTCTCTGAAAGCAAAGGCCAGTGACAGTATGAATCACATGATGGTGGACTTCACTCAGGAAAGAAATATGCTACAGGCCATCAAATTTCTTCCAG TGCCTGCCACACCAGAAATTCATGTGGTTGAATGCCAGGTGTTTGATAACACAGTCGCAGTGGTGTGGACCTTACCTGAACTTGACTCCAAAATTGACCACTACATCCTGGAATATCGGAGAACCAATCATGACGGTCCTCCTCGGGCTCGAGAAGACTACCCCTGGATGGTGGTAGAAGGGATAAAAGAGACTGAGTACACACTCACGG gCCTTCGTTTTGACACGCGTTACATGACCTTTAGAGTGAAGGCATGCAATAAAGCGGTGGCGGGTGAATTCTCAGAGCCGGTTACTCTAGAAACACATG CATTCGTCTTTAAACTGGACGCAGGTTCATCCCATCAGAACCTGAAGGTGGAGGATCTCAGTGTGGAATGGGACAGCAGTGGTGGGAAGGTAGCTGTCCAGGACATCCGTAAGGAAAAGAACAGGACCAGCTCTCCCATGCATTCTCCTGCCAG GACAGCCATGATGTCCCCCAAAAGAGCTCCATCTGCCAGAGTGGGCCGAGACCGCTTCACAGCAGAGTCCTACACCGTCTTAG GAGACACGATGATCGATGCAGGGCAGTGTTACTGGGAGGTACGGTTTGATAAGGAGAGCAAGGCGTTTGCAGCAGGAGTCGCTTTGCGGTCTCTAGGTCGCTTTGATCAGCTGGGAAAGAGTAACGCTTCCTGGTGCATCCACCTTAACAACTGGCTTCAGCAGAGCCTCACAGCCAAGCACAATAATAAAGCCAGAACACTGGACTGCTCCATTCCCGACCGCATCGGCATTTACTGCAACTATGAAGAAG GCACATTGTCTTTTTACAACTCCAGAACTAAAACTCTCCTCCATACATTCAGAACCAAGTTCCAGCAGCCTGTTATACCAGCCTTTATG
- the ccdc181 gene encoding coiled-coil domain-containing protein 181 isoform X1 — translation MSDSAVQNTSDEYEDDFEKDLDWLISEESKSQEQDPDEDDIEAQIDKELEEDEHKDVHKRKEMADEEADERWPTPMEPLEGVLDPDRDDLVTSPHLQSDEELDEEKKYILEKIQEANKQLQDQDPPDHSRRRRLQFKDTLVDLVVPAQEFDAQESNSASYRDLEEEQEVSGQMQRLKISPKEESKIQEPEDEHNEGVKEGRVLIEKDGKFDLVSLKEVESQGLLPPLPVSHSDNQRAFSRQSESGLHLGKSPVSSPRQNSISPFPPGTETLYIPKPPPKHRNRPSSARPSQRGTWVHGNKRRVQSANGAPSHATFTLSPQQKELLAKLQQQRERQAKEDELKKKEEEEQKRQENEIAFRSWLMRKREQLLEERRVQKAQEMERMNGRRDCGDPEEAFKNWLQKKQEQQFKDKQIEEMKRLEKESGFCLHSREESEKAFRQWLKRKRTEKRAEQQAARERSRRLMLEERRARRMHDLHCTVNEIKPFRFSDPYGYRY, via the exons ATGAGTGATTCTGCAGTCCAGAACACTTCAGATGAGTATGAGGATGACTTTGAGAAAGACCTGGACTGGCTAATCAGTGAGGAGAGCAAGAGTCAGGAACAG GATCCTGATGAGGATGACATTGAAGCTCAGATAGACAAAGAGCTTGAAGAAGATGAGCATAAAGATGTACACAAACGCAAGGAAATGGCTGATGAAGAAGCAGATGAAAGGTGGCCAACGCCCATGGAGCCATTAGAGGGTGTGTTAGATCCTGACAGGGATGACCTTGTAACCTCTCCACATTTACAGAGCGATGAAGAGCTCGATGaagaaaagaaatatattttggaaaagATCCAAGAGGCTAACAAACAACTCCAGGACCAGGATCCTCCAGACCATAGCCGGCGCAGACGGCTGCAGTTTAAAGACACTCTGGTTGACCTGGTGGTGCCTGCACAAGAGTTTGATGCTCAAGAGAGCAACAGTGCCTCCTATAGGGACTTAGAGGAAGAGCAAGAGGTGTCCGGACAAATGCAGAGACTGAAGATCTCTCCGAAAGAGGAGAGCAAGATTCAAGAACCTGAGGATGAACATAATGAGGGAGTGAAGGAGGGACGGGTTTTGATTGAAAAAGATGGAAAGTTTGATCTAGTGAGTCTAAAGGAGGTGGAAAGTCAGGGATTGCTTCCTCCCTTGCCGGTTTCTCACAGCGACAATCAGCGAGCATTTTCACGGCAAAGTGAGTCTGGTCTCCATCTCGGCAAGAGTCCTGTCTCCTCACCGAGGCAAAATTCTATCTCACCTTTTCCCCCTGGCACTGAGACTCTATATATCCCCAAACCTCCACCGAAGCACCGAAATAGACCCAGTTCTGCCAGACCGTCCCAAAGGGGAACCTGGGTTCATGGCAACAAGCGCAGGGTCCAGTCTGCAAATGGAGCTCCTTCACATGCCACTTTCACTCTTTCACCACAGCAGAAAGAATTACTGGCCAAACTTCAGCAGCAGAGAGAGAGGCAAGCGAAAGAG GATGAGCTGaagaaaaaagaggaagaggaacAGAAGCGTCAGGAGAATGAGATAGCCTTCCGATCATGGCTTATGAGGAAGAGAGAACAGCTGCTGGAGGAGAGGAGAGTTCAGAAAGCCCAGGAAATGGAAAGGATGAACGGCAGG AGGGACTGTGGTGACCCAGAGGAAGCCTTTAAAAATTGGCTCCAGAAAAAACAGGAACAGCAGTTCAAAGACAAGCAGATAGAGGAGATGAAGAGACTGGAAAAGGAGAGCGGCTTTTGCCTGCACAGCCGAGAGGAGAGTGAGAAGGCCTTCAGACA GTGGCTGAAACGAAAGCGTACAGAGAAAAGAGCAGAACAGCAGGCAGCTCGAGAGCGCTCACGCAGACTCATGCTGGAAGAGCGCAGAGCAAGACGCATGCATGACCTCCACTGCACTGTCAATGAGATCAAACCCTTCCGATTCAGTGACCCCTATGGATACCGCTACTGA
- the ccdc181 gene encoding coiled-coil domain-containing protein 181 isoform X2, giving the protein MADEEADERWPTPMEPLEGVLDPDRDDLVTSPHLQSDEELDEEKKYILEKIQEANKQLQDQDPPDHSRRRRLQFKDTLVDLVVPAQEFDAQESNSASYRDLEEEQEVSGQMQRLKISPKEESKIQEPEDEHNEGVKEGRVLIEKDGKFDLVSLKEVESQGLLPPLPVSHSDNQRAFSRQSESGLHLGKSPVSSPRQNSISPFPPGTETLYIPKPPPKHRNRPSSARPSQRGTWVHGNKRRVQSANGAPSHATFTLSPQQKELLAKLQQQRERQAKEDELKKKEEEEQKRQENEIAFRSWLMRKREQLLEERRVQKAQEMERMNGRRDCGDPEEAFKNWLQKKQEQQFKDKQIEEMKRLEKESGFCLHSREESEKAFRQWLKRKRTEKRAEQQAARERSRRLMLEERRARRMHDLHCTVNEIKPFRFSDPYGYRY; this is encoded by the exons ATGGCTGATGAAGAAGCAGATGAAAGGTGGCCAACGCCCATGGAGCCATTAGAGGGTGTGTTAGATCCTGACAGGGATGACCTTGTAACCTCTCCACATTTACAGAGCGATGAAGAGCTCGATGaagaaaagaaatatattttggaaaagATCCAAGAGGCTAACAAACAACTCCAGGACCAGGATCCTCCAGACCATAGCCGGCGCAGACGGCTGCAGTTTAAAGACACTCTGGTTGACCTGGTGGTGCCTGCACAAGAGTTTGATGCTCAAGAGAGCAACAGTGCCTCCTATAGGGACTTAGAGGAAGAGCAAGAGGTGTCCGGACAAATGCAGAGACTGAAGATCTCTCCGAAAGAGGAGAGCAAGATTCAAGAACCTGAGGATGAACATAATGAGGGAGTGAAGGAGGGACGGGTTTTGATTGAAAAAGATGGAAAGTTTGATCTAGTGAGTCTAAAGGAGGTGGAAAGTCAGGGATTGCTTCCTCCCTTGCCGGTTTCTCACAGCGACAATCAGCGAGCATTTTCACGGCAAAGTGAGTCTGGTCTCCATCTCGGCAAGAGTCCTGTCTCCTCACCGAGGCAAAATTCTATCTCACCTTTTCCCCCTGGCACTGAGACTCTATATATCCCCAAACCTCCACCGAAGCACCGAAATAGACCCAGTTCTGCCAGACCGTCCCAAAGGGGAACCTGGGTTCATGGCAACAAGCGCAGGGTCCAGTCTGCAAATGGAGCTCCTTCACATGCCACTTTCACTCTTTCACCACAGCAGAAAGAATTACTGGCCAAACTTCAGCAGCAGAGAGAGAGGCAAGCGAAAGAG GATGAGCTGaagaaaaaagaggaagaggaacAGAAGCGTCAGGAGAATGAGATAGCCTTCCGATCATGGCTTATGAGGAAGAGAGAACAGCTGCTGGAGGAGAGGAGAGTTCAGAAAGCCCAGGAAATGGAAAGGATGAACGGCAGG AGGGACTGTGGTGACCCAGAGGAAGCCTTTAAAAATTGGCTCCAGAAAAAACAGGAACAGCAGTTCAAAGACAAGCAGATAGAGGAGATGAAGAGACTGGAAAAGGAGAGCGGCTTTTGCCTGCACAGCCGAGAGGAGAGTGAGAAGGCCTTCAGACA GTGGCTGAAACGAAAGCGTACAGAGAAAAGAGCAGAACAGCAGGCAGCTCGAGAGCGCTCACGCAGACTCATGCTGGAAGAGCGCAGAGCAAGACGCATGCATGACCTCCACTGCACTGTCAATGAGATCAAACCCTTCCGATTCAGTGACCCCTATGGATACCGCTACTGA
- the cpox gene encoding oxygen-dependent coproporphyrinogen-III oxidase, mitochondrial, translating to MTSIALCTINSSARSIARLCQVSRSAHGTADFHSFVVRYSTLRKCAFLPGGKWSFIRAATRQMSQASPGRISLGRYGKGVFLAAGAAAVTGVLTAGVSHFQRAEMATKIPRIEEEEGTIRERCKSFMSLPVTDIKVLEQRKDAMSARMEMLIMETQAAFCRALEEVDGGSFMVDRWSRKEGGGGISCVMQDGKVFEKAGVNVSVVFGNLTEEAAKQMRSRGKVLKGKDGKLPFCAMGVSSVIHPKNPHIPTVHFNYRYFEIEEADGTKQWWFGGGTDLTPVYVDLEDAAHFHKTLKEACDKHHPKYYPDFKKWCDNYFYIRHRGETRGIGGIFFDDLDSPNQEEVFNFVKSCAKTVVPCYLPIVNKHLNDSFTPEEKDWQQVRRGRYVEFNLVYDRGVKFGLATPGSRIESILMSLPLTARWEYMHEPTKGTKEAKMLEVLRNPKEWI from the exons ATGACTTCTATAGCTCTGTGCACAATAAACAGCTCAGCGAGATCAATAGCAAGACTGTGCCAAGTGTCCCGCTCTGCGCATGGTACAGCTGATTTCCACTCTTTCGTAGTCCGTTACTCTACCCTCCGTAAATGTGCCTTTCTTCCGGGAGGGAAATGGTCATTCATAAGAGCAGCAACGAGACAGATGTCTCAAGCATCGCCGGGGAGGATCTCACTCGGACGGTACGGTAAAGGTGTATTTTTGGCTGCTGGGGCAGCAGCTGTCACCGGGGTTCTGACGGCAGGTGTAAGTCACTTTCAGCGGGCCGAGATGGCAACGAAGATACCCAGaattgaagaagaagaagggaCTATACGGGAGAGATGCAAGTCGTTCATGTCTCTACCAGTCACTGACATCAAGGTCTTAGAGCAGAGGAAAGACGCGATGTCTGCGAGAATGGAGATGCTCATCATGGAGACACAAGCTGCATTCTGTAGAGCTCTTGAGGAGGTGGATGGAGGCTCGTTCATGGTGGACAGATGGAGTAGGAAGGAAG GTGGTGGTGGCATAAGCTGTGTGATGCAAGATGGGAAGGTTTTTGAAAAAGCAGGTGTGAACGTGTCCGTGGTGTTTGGGAACCTTACTGAAGAGGCCGCCAAGCAAATGCGCAGCCGTGGAAAAGTTCTGAAAGGGAAAGATG GGAAGCTGCCGTTCTGTGCCATGGGCGTGAGTTCAGTCATACACCCAAAAAACCCCCACATTCCCACAGTGCACTTCAACTACAGATACTTTGAGATTGAGGAAGCAGACG GCACAAAGCAGTGGTGGTTTGGTGGAGGAACGGATCTCACTCCTGTTTATGTTGATTTGGAAGATGCCGCCCATTTCCACAAGACTCTGAAGGAAGCATGTGACAAGCACCATCCTAAGTATTACCCAGACTTCAAAAAGTG GTGTGACAATTACTTCTACATCCGTCACCGAGGGGAGACGAGAGGCATTGGTGGGATCTTTTTTGATGATTTGGATTCCCCTAATCAGGAGGAGGTCTTTAATTTTGTGAAGAGCTGCGCTAAGACTGTGGTGCCTTGTTACCTGCCCATTGTAAACAAACATCTAAACGACTCCTTTACCCCTGAGGAGAAGGACTGGCAACAAGTCAGGAGAGGCAG GTATGTGGAATTTAATTTAGTGTATGACAGAGGGGTGAAATTCGGCCTGGCCACACCTGGGTCTCGCATTGAGAGCATCCTGATGTCCCTACCACTTACCGCTAG